GCACTGCCCGAGTGAGAGCCATGGCTGGCACTGCCCGAGTGAGAGCCATGGCTGGCACTGCCCGAGTGAGAGCCATTGCTGGCactgccagagagagagagagagccatggCTGGCACTCCCCGAGAGCCATGGCTGGCACTGCCCGAGTGAGAGCCATGGCTGGCACTGCCCGAGTGAGAGCCTTGGCTGGCACTGCCTGAGAGCCATAGCTGGCACTGCCTGAGTGAGAGCCATGGCTGGCACTGCCCGAGTGAGAGCCATGGCTGGCACTGCCCGAGTGAGAGCCATGGCTGGCACTGCCCGAGTGAGAGCCATGGCTGGCACTGCCCGAGTGAGAGCCATGGCTGGCACTGCCCGAGTGAGAGCCATGGCTGGCACTGCCCGTGTGAGAGCCATGGCTGGCACTGCCCGAGTGAGAGCCATGGCTGGCACTGCCCGAGTGAGAGCCATGGCTGGCACTGCCCGAGTGAGAGCCATGGCTGGCACTTCCCGAGTGAGAGCCATGGCTGGCACTGCCCGAGTGAGAGCCATGGCTGGCACTGCCCGAGTGAGAGCCATGGCTGGCACTGCCCGAGTGAGAGCCATGGCTGGCACTGCCCGAGTGAGAGCCATGGCTGGCACTGCCCGAGTGAGAGCCATGGCTggcactgtcggaaaatccgacaccattttatatcatacagataatagctgtgttgtataaacaagttacccatagaaaacgtaacttgtagtggaattaccgtctatggaaaacgggatatcatcaccacatactattataattcaccagctattttgctgggaattgttcttaaatacattagtctttggactttaccatcataaaacatcttatataaattaacttaattatcaatattaaagtagagtaaatgtgatccttctatcacgttctgaaatctggacaaagtaggccaggcgtcagagtggggaaggagggcagccattgttgtgtcacctccgagacgtgtggagcaaattcggctcctatcattctggacaatgtcggccagtaacgtcaatagtatggagtgttaaacagccattgtgtatacgagaccagaggcacacgggagcaaatacggctcctgttaactttacttggacgtagtgttatggaaaccaaaggtaccatctccaacacgatgtctacaattcaagttaagtgtctatccgaaacccgtttatcattcatttatggccattaatgtcaggatatagggtgacccggttagatcgcgaaatcgcctcaaactaaaggtaattaagccaggtcttcatgttccatgtactgtatagtgttttctctgatatacttgtcatatataggattctggcttcacagctagcgcacttttgacaggtcaagacgaggaagcaagatttgtgaccagttactgggtgatatggaagctacctcaaagaggataatttggtgtctacactctagttatacctggtggactaacctgctgtactataagagaaggaacctcatcaatgtatgtagctattactgtagtttgattggctgcatatatattaatttaataaccccccctaatgtgtagaggatcgatttgtgagattaagagattattgcagaaatacagtccacttatcattatacaaattgctatcgaagtatataaattaacgtaaatataaattcatataaattaaataaatataaatctcacaggtcggttcccacaggcactgcccgagtgagagccatggctggcactgcccgagtgagagccatggctggcactgcccgagtgagagccatggctggcactgcccgagtgagagccatggctggcacttcccgagtgagagccatggctggcactgcccgagtgagagccatggctggcactgcccgagtgagagccatggctggcactgcccgagtgagagccatggctggcactgcccgagtgagagccatggctggcactgcccgagtgagagccatggctggcactgcccgagtgagagccatggctggcactgcccgagtgagagccatggctggcactgcccgagtgagagccatggctggcactgcccgagtgagagccatggctggcactgcccgagtgagagccatggctggcactgcccgagtgagagccatggctggcactgcccgagtgagagccatggctggcactgcccgagtgagagccatggctggcactgcccgagtgagagccatggctggcactgcccgagtgagagccatggctggcactgcccgagtgagagccatggctggcactgcccgagtgagagccatggctggcactgcccgagtgagagccatggctggcactgcccgagtgagagccatggctggcactgcccgagtgagagccatggctggcactgcccgagtgagagccatggctggcactgcccgagtgagagccatggctggcactgcccgagtgagagccatggctggcactgcccgagtgagagccatggctggcactgcccgagtgagagccatggctggcactgcccgagtgagagccatggctggcactgcccgagtgagagccatggctggcactgcccgagtgagagccatggctggcactgcccgagtgagagccatggctggcactgcccgagtgagagccatggctggcactgcccgagtgagagccatggctggcactgcccgagtgagagccatggctggcactgcccgagtgagagccatggctggcactgcccgagtgagagccatggctggcactgcccgagtgagagccatggctggcactgcccgagtgagagccatggctggcactgcccgagtgagagccatggctggcactgcccgagtgagagccatggctggcactgcccgagtgagagccatggctggcactgcccgagtgagagccatggctggcactgcccgagtgagagccatggctggcactgcccgagtgagagccatggctggcactgcccgagtgagagccatggctggcactgcccgagtgagagccatggctggcactgcccgagtgagagccatggctggcactgcccgagtgagagccatggctggcactgcccgagtgagagccatggctggcactgcccgagtgagggccatggctggcactgcccgagtgagagccatggctggcactgcccgagtgagagccatggctggcactgcccgagtgagagccatggctggcactgcccgagtgagagccatggctggcactgcccgagtgagagccatggctggcactgcccgagtgagagccatggctggcactgcccgagtgagagccatggctggcactgcccgagtgagagagccatggctggcactgcccgagtgagagccatggctggcactgccagagagagagccatggCTGGCACTGCCAGAGAGCCATGGCTGGCACTGCCAGAGAGCCATGGCTGGCACTGCCCGAGTGAGAGCCATGGCTGGCACTGCCCGAGTGAGAGCCATGGCTGGCACTTCCCGAGTGAGAGCCATGGCTGGCACTGCCCGAGTGAGAGCCATGGCTGGCACTGCCCGAGAGCCATGGCTGGCACTGCCCGAGAGCCATGGCTGGCACTGCCCGAGAGCCATGGCTGGCACTGCCCGAGAGCCATGGCTGGCACTGCCCGAGAGCCATGGCTGGCACTGCCCGAGTGAGAGCCATGGCTGGCACTGCCCGAGTGAGAGCCATGGCTGGCACTGCCCGAGTGAGAGCCATGGCTGGCACTGCCCGAGTGAGAGCCATGGCTGGCACTGCCCGAGTGAGAGCCATGGCCGGCACTGCCCGAGTGAGAGCCATGGCCGGCACTGCCCGAGTGAGAGCCATGGCCGGCACTGCCCGAGTGAGAGCCATGGCTGGCACTGCCCGAGTGAGAGCCATGGCTGGCACTGCCCGAGTGAGAGCCATGGCTGGCTCTGCCCGAGTGAGAGCCATGGCTGGCACTGCCCGAGTGAGAGCCATGGCTGGCACTGCCCGAGTGAGAGCCATGGCTGGCACTGCCCGAGTGAGAGCCATGGCTGGCACTGCGTATGACTACCACTTCCGGCAATTAAGCCAAGGAAGAAAGTGATGAGGGAAGGAATGCATAGAGAGTTATGATGAGCACGGTTGATAAGCTGTCTCTTGTGGGGgccgggtggtgggtgtggtgggggtgggggtggggtgggggtgtggtgctgggggtgtggtggtgtgggtgtggtgctgggggtgtctgtgtggtggtgctgggggtgtgggtgtgatgctgagggtgtgggtgtggtggtgctgggggtgtgggtgtggtggtgctgcgggtgtgggtgtgatgctgagggtgtgggtgtggtggtgctgggggtgtgggtgtggtggtgctgcgggtgtgggtgtgatgctgagggtgtgggtgtggtggtgctgggggtgtgggtgtggtgctgagggtgtgggtggggtggcgggggtgtgagtggggtggtgggggtgtgggtgtggtgctggggatgtgggtggggtgttgggggtgtgggtggggtgttgggggtgtgggtggggtgccgggtgtactcacgtagttgtgcttgcgggggctgagctttggctctttagtcccgcctctcaactgtcaatcaactggtgtacaagttcctgagcctactgggctctatcatatctacatttgaaactgtgtatggagtcagcctccaccacatcactgcctaatgcattccatttgttaactactctgacactgaaaaatgctttgtctctgtggctcatctgggtactaagtttccacctgtgtccccttgttcgtgtcccacccgtgcaaaagagtttttttttttgtccaccctgtcaattccctgagtattttgtaggtggttagcatgtctccccttactcctctgttttccagggacgtgaggttcagctcccttagcctttcctcgtagctctcatctctcagttccgggactagtctggtggcatacctctgtatctttttctaactttgtcttgcgtTTAACTAGTTATGGACTCCAGGCCTGGTCTGACATAGATGGTATACAAGGtcatgaacgattccttacacaggtttctaaagccagttcttatgttggccaatctagcatattcccctgatgatattcttttgatgttgtCTTCTGTGGACAGGGTGTGAGTTATATCAACCccgagatctttctctctctatttgactcttgaaggatttcacctcccagatggtaccttgtgttcagctcccttcgcctaatttcattactttacactttcccgagttaaagtttagtagccattttctagaccattccaccagtttgcccaggtcgtcctgtagtctctctcTATCTTCGTCTGtcatgattcttctcataatttttgcgtcatcagcaaacattgagaggaatgagtctataccctctggaagatcgtttacatatattagaaacaggatgggtcaaagtatagagccttgtgggactccgctgATGACATCTTTTACTCATCATCTTCCagacacttctgagtgacatagtccatcatatcctgtacagtattttctccgagttctgtttcccatggtattcccattaggaagttcctcatctcgtcatatttttctctttggtaatttagtcttttcccttccaatcccatccttggataggttatccctacctccaccagatactcaaatgtcagtacactgtggtcactcgttCCCATGGAggttcaaatttgacttccctctttctgactcattcaagttgaatatcaggtcaagtctagctggttcgtcattgcctctcattcctgTGGGTcctttgacatgttggctcagaaagttccttgtcacTTCcacgagtttagctctccatgtgggtccccattctataTTTccgtggttgaaatcgcccatgattaagagtctggatccattcctgcaggcaactgaaactGGTCTCTCTCTTATATTatttggttgccatgttgttcctatcgaactcctgtctgggtcttctgtcatttagtagaGGGGTGTAAATGATTGCTATTatcatcttaggtccacccattgtcatagttcatgttatgtaatctctgaatccttcacagagatcccggaatttccatctcttcgaaactccagtccttccttgagCAGGGCCAGTTctcatcctcctctcccttccctctctccttactatatagtagtcattTGGAAACATAGCATTTGTTATGACCCTTgattgtttgagtacattaccttgaagttcactttgtgtgtattcacctagttgtattcacctagttgtgttgtgtttgcgggggttgagctttgctctttcggcccgcctctcaactgtcaatcaactgtttactaacctttttttcccacaccacacacacacacacaccctagaaagcagcccatgacagctgactaactcccaggtacatatttactgctaggtaacaggggggcattcagggtgaaagaaactttgcccatttgtttctgcctggtgcgggaatcgaacccgcgccacagaatttcgagtcctgtgcgctatccaccaggctaccaggcccccttggtgtgagtggtggagtgCTGGGTGTGGGTATTGGGGTGTTGGGTTTGTGGGTGTGGATGGTGGGTTgctttgtgtgggtggtggggctctgggtgtctactcacctagttgtgcttgcaagggttgagctctggctctttgggcccgcgtcTCAAATATCAACCAACtgattttgttttgtttactcacacacacacacacacacacacacacacacacacacacacacacacacacacacacacacacacaattgtgttTATGTGTGAGGATTCAATTaatcctcacaggattaattgaattctacgaccaggcaacaaaaatcaggcaagaaagagaggggtgggaaaCACCCCTCTGAAAAGAGGAGAGGGAAACACACTGCCCATGTGTTCCCGCcggcggccgggatcgaacccggaccctaggattacgagtcccaagcgctgtctaTTTAGCCACAGCCCCCTCCCATGgccgcctgtgtgtgtggggggcggggggTAGTATGTGGGGGGTGCTAGGTGTGTTGGGGGCAGAGGTGAAGgggtcggggagggggggggcatatTTGGTGCTATTAGGGAGTGGTATAATTTTACACTTAGGATCACTTGCCTCCTGTAACCTTTCTCCTCGTGCTGTTCCCTGCtgccgtgccccccccccccctcccctccctcgctGTTGTGGAGTGAGATTTTTCATAATTTGAAATAAATTCTAATACATCCATTAACTTTTAACTGAATGTGTAGATGGGCCTCCTGAGGAAGGGACTGCTTACCTAACACGTTCAGTGTAGTAAGCAACTCAGTGACCCTCTAGAGACCATAGAAACATTATGAAGACgccagcaaacgccgagacctcaaAAGTTTGAAATTTCTTACACTAGTTCGTCGACCTCCATCATTGAGTGACAGGCAATCTTACAGGCAGGTCACGGGGTCTCTCAACAATATTTAGTTTTGTTGTGTCTATGAAGTCATCTCGAGGCTCAAGAAGCAGTCTTAGATTAATAACAATAACTTCAGGTAGCGTGGCAGAACATAAGTAAGTCACCAATACTGTGGGGGTGTAACAAAAGACAGCGTTCAACTTAACAACAGTTTATTCAACAAGTACTCACTGCTACAACAAGAATAATATCAGTGACGTTACTCGAGTCCTCCTTGTGACGCCTTtacgacagctagacaccagcccgagTATAATCACAGGATCCTGCCATCGCGTTGGCCGGAATATGAACTAACTTGAACAGTACTGAGTGCTCACAGCGGATGCAATCAAGCAAtaagatacaataagataagtccGTAATCACAAATTGCAACAACAAGATGGTTAGGAAACAAGTCTCCAGTAAACTCGTATAAGTTGCTTTACGCTCTCTGCAGCCCTTCCTGCATACCTGGACAATTACCTGTCCATAGCAGTTGCACAGCAATCAAACTAGTAGCCTTCAGTGATGCAACAGTGACTAGGGGGCTCCTGGCAACTCCAGTAACCCTCCTTATTAAACTCTGACGTTAACACTTCGTCActtggacgatcaacaatcaatgactAATTGCAACCCGTTAATACTGATGTAACAATTACGTTAATTCACTGCCAACAGAAGTTACCAACAACACTACGTTAACTTAATCGTGTCTCctacagttagtttagttcatttattatgcaccccatacccatcttgtgggcggtagtggaaagggttacagaggcacataatgggctcagggactgaaccccacaattcatttagctaagcaagttacaatcttgatgagctagttacaaaattcaatataagtcatcacatcaacaatgggttcgagatcgacctcaagtacaggttctaaattaagcaactgacatatgtggtgaGTTAGTGTCAcagtttatatgtttgtcctgcacacacccccccccccatccagtgggcagcggtggataggttacaatcactcggttactacctacagttagcaaactggagatatttggctaaaatttctggtagcagatcattttgaatgaaatatttacacattcttAACCGTGTCTCCCACAGACAAGTCACTGCCGTCACAACTGTCACTCGTAACTCGAAATTTTACAGACACTTGACCCGTCAAGCGTTCAATGAATACTCCCTTAATTACTATACTACGGACAGCTAATTAATCCCAGCGCGAGTTACGTTATCGGATACTATCGCTCTCTCGATAGTTTACTACAATACTATGTCCAAAATGCTGCGAGGACGGCAATTACCCTTAAGTGTCCCGAGGAATTAATTACTATTTCGACGATCAAAAATTAATTATACGAATACATTACCTTACACACTGGCTCAGTAGATATAACATGAACATAGTGAATTCCCTCTGGGGTCCTACATACCCCTATTAACTCAGGTGACTAGTTAACTATCCCACGGACCGATAACTAATCACTACGTCTGCGTGACTTAACAATGACTTTACTCTCCCAAGAGTCAATCAAAttacctgtccaactgacagaCACTTAATAACAGACGTTACGTTAATgcaaacaatgtagccttcgtgtgagtcgatcaaaccctGGTCGGAGTTAAAGTACCTTGACTACCGTGAATCCTTAAttacctgtccaactgacagataCTGTGCAACAGACAGTACTTAATGCAAGCCTTCCGTCCTACCAGAATTCCTACGTCACTGTCTGACTTCGCCTGAAGTGGCTGATTGGCCCCAATCCCTTGACCGACCAATCCAGCTGTCCCTTGGAAAGATAAATTAACCCAAACATCTCAACGTTACTCAAGGTGTCGTGCACGACAGTACCTCTCAAGCAATAGGTGTTCCCTTGGTGACGTGACCTTAATTACCCTTGGCTAATTAACCCTCACTGAATCCTTTGACTTCGATGGCAATCAAATTTACAccctgtcgtgggtgaactcgtcacacggccgagttcacccacgacacagtaacacaacactcgGTGATCTAATAGCACTTAATTAGGATCACGGCCCAACCATTGCAACTCACTTgcaatgacaattactgaaaccacagtaatgacacacactGCTGGTGACACTATAATTATATATCGTAGCCACTGACCTCACCTGTAGCACTGCTATTAACCGCTATGTGGAACAGTAAGGACATGCTCGCTCTCCTAATCATCTTGGGCAAGTGATTAGGGATCCCACGGACTCATAATTACTCCCGTGAATTTCCGCTACTCGATAGAGCTGTCATTCCCGACAGCGGCGTTACTCACTCCTCACCACAAAGTCACGTTAAACTGGTCAGCtacgtatatacatatataaattacACTTGTCACAGCCTAGGAACACACAATACACTTGTAAATAAACACACACTGGTAACACTCCTCAGTATCGTAAGCCAGGAAGTCTCCCGGTGTTACAACAGTTACACTACGGTAAATCTGATGACTGGAACTGGATCTCCTGAAATGGACTTCACATGTGGACATGGGGGAATGCCACAACAATTGACctagtcaacacacaacactacaccggTATGGAGTACAATAACTCTGGACGGCCCTCCTGGTCCTTCGTTACTACACAGGTGAATGTGTCTCCCGTGTGTCCAAACACACTCCCACGTCTGTTCATGTACACTTAGTTCAAGCCCtccttgattgattgataaagattaagtcccgcacccgtaggtgcgggactggGAAGTGcatctcctggggctcgtgcggcccagactctgcttcaggaggcaagggttgttcttgcccttgctggggtggttcttctccggccccgaccatggCGGTCTCCGGGCTTGGAGTCCAtgtgccttctttcaccaacttcgaggtcaactccgaAGTTCACTGTTCCTGCGACGgcactggaaccaatcgtattggtttttgcctttccattggagactttcggcgccgtggagaggggggacctgctgcctgggtagcagcttctcccccgaatcaacctaccctagctttgcgccctggtgacgccactccagaccaggccgacatcagagcgcaactccatagtctcctgagactgatggatgcctactgatAATACTCCTCCGGGCTTGGTGCTttcatttgataattacttgtataAAATGCAAAAGTCTTGGGGTTGATATTTAACACCTGCTGACGTGTCCGACAACAGAGAACTGAATGCACTAAGACTTTCTTATCTGCTTGACGGGGTTCTGTGTTCAGAACACACTCAGCACTGGCTCCTCACAGTGGTGAGTGTGTCCTCACAGTGCTGAGGACACACTCAGTGGTGTGTCCTCACATATTGTCCTGGCCTTATCTCTGGGCAGTTTCCACTGGGAAAAATCTATACAGTGATAGCTTAATTATATTCCTCTACACTCCTCATATTCTGTTTCTTTGAAAAATTCTACCCCCATTCACACTACTGATAGATTTaacttttttccttttttttcagGTAAATCATTTATGTACAGCTTTCCACCAGTGACAATTTTGATTTATTACTGATAGTTGGAGATTATAATTGATTTTCACAATGCTTTCATAGCCTTGAAGCCGTTAACCTTTCTCGTCCTATGTTAATTGAAATTGAGCATTGTTTGGACCTTTTAATCAGACAGGGCAGCCGAGTTTTGCTTTCATCCCAGACCTTGTAGTCGGGCTTCCCATCAGATCACAGATGCCGCCGCCGGTGTAGCCATTTGTGTCTATCTAATCTCCCAGAAGCGAATTCCTCAGTCAAATTTCCCCCCTGCTCTTCATAACGTAATCCGCAAACGTTGAATAGCTAGAAGGTTAGCTGCTATGAGTAACACATTATTTACTATCTAACTTGTGAGCTATATTCTCATAGCCTTCCTTCACTCACCAACACGGGAATGAGGCACGTTTCTGGCCAGGGGGACGTCCTAGCCAGGGGGACGTCCTGGCCAGGAGACGTCCTGGCCAGGAGACGTCCTGGCCAGGAGACGTCCTGGTCAGAGGAAATATTGGCCAGGGGGACGTATTGGCCACACAACCGTACCTTAACAGGTTTTCACCTCGCTGTTTCTTTACGTCACTGATCTCTCCACAAACTCCTTAGTGGCTTTACCTCCGTGTCTTAGTGACTCTACCTCTGTGTCTTAGTGACTCTACCCCCGTGTCTTAGTGGCTCTACCTCCGTGTCTTAGTGACTCTACCCCCGTGTCTTAGTGGCTCTACCTCCGTGTCTTAGTGACTCTACCTCCGTGTCTTAGTGACTCTACCTCCGTGTCTTAGTGACTCTACCTCCGTGTCTTAGTGACTCTACCTCCGTGTCTTAGTGACTCTACCTCCGTGTCTTTCTCCTGTATTGGCATCCTGAATAATAAATAGGACCTTCAGCATTCTTTAACACTGGAACCATTCATCCTTAATGCTGGCCTTAGTGGACtactggggtgtgggggaggtgtgggtgtggggaggaggtgtgggtgtggggaggaggtgtgggtgtgggggaggtgtgggtgtgggggaggtgtgggggaggaggtgtgggtgtgggggggaggtgtgggggggaggtgtgggggaggaggtgtgggtgtggggaggaggtgtgggtgtggggaggaggtgtgggtgtgggggaggtggtgtgggtgtggggaggaggtgtgggtgtgggggaggaggtgtgggtgtgggggaggaggtgtgggtgttggggaggaggtgtgggtgttggggaggaggtgtgggtgtgggggaggaggtgtgggtgtgggggaggaggtgtgggtgtggggaaggtgtgggtgtggggaaggtgtgggtgtggtagtggtgtaggtggggtagtggtgtaggtgtggtagtggtgtaggtgtggtagtggtgtaggtgtggtagtggtgtaggtgtggtgtggtagtggtgtaggtgtggtgtgggtgtggtagtggtgtaggtgtggtagtggtgtagatgtggtagtggtgtaggtgtggtagtggtgtaggtgtggtgtggtagtggtgtaggtgtggtgtgggtgtggtagtggtgtaggtgtggtagtggtgtaggtgtggtagcggtgtaggtgtggtagtggtgtaggtgtggtagtggtgtaggtgtggtgtgggtgtggtagtggtgtaggtgtggtagtggtgtgggtgtggtagtggtgtgggtgtggtagtggtgtaggtgtggtagtggtgtaggtgtggtgtggtagtggtgtaggtgtggtgtgggtgtggtagtggtgtaggtgtggtagtggtgtaggtgtggtagtggtgtaggtgtggtagtggtgtaggtgtggtgaggtagtggtgtaggtgtggtgtgggtgtggtagtggtgtaggtgtggtagtggtgtggtagtggtgtaggtgtggtagtggtgtaggtgtggtagtggtgtaggtgtaggtgtggtagtggtgtaggtgtggtagtggtgtaggtgtaggtgtggtgtaggtgtggtagtggtgtaggtgtggtagtggtgtaggtgtggtagtggtgtaggtgtaggtgtggtgtaggtgtggtagtggtgtaggtgtaggtgtggtgtaggtgtggtagtggtgtaggtgtggtagtggtgtaggtgtggtgtaggtgtggtagtggtgtaggtgtggtagtggtgtaggtgtggtagtggtgtaggtgtggtagtggtgtaggtgtggtagtggtgtaggtgtaggtgtggtgtaggtgtggtagtggtgtaggtgtggtagtggtgtaggtgtggtagtggtgtaggtgtggtgtacgtgtggtagtggtgtaggtgtggtagtggtgtaggtgtaggtgtggtgtaggtgtggtagtggtgtaggtgtggtagtggtgttggtgtggtagtggtgtaggtgtaggtgtgatgtaggtgtggtagtggtgtaggtgtggtagtggtgtaggtgtggtgtaggtgtggtgtaggtgtggtagtggtgtaggtgtggtagtggtgtaggtgtggtagtggtgtaggtgtggtagtggtgtaggtgtggtagtggtgtaggtgtaggtgtggtagtggtgtaggtgtggtagtggtgtaggtgtggtagtggtgtaggtgtaggtgtggtgta
This genomic stretch from Procambarus clarkii isolate CNS0578487 chromosome 22, FALCON_Pclarkii_2.0, whole genome shotgun sequence harbors:
- the LOC138367433 gene encoding uncharacterized protein; translated protein: MALTRAVPAMALTRAVPAMALTRAVPAMALTRAEPAMALTRAVPAMALTRAVPAMALTRAVPAMALTRAVPAMALTRAVPAMALTRAVPAMALTRAVPAMALTRAVPAMALTRAVPAMALTRAVPAMALGQCQPWLSGSASHGSRAVPAMALGQCQPWLSGSASHGSHSGSASHGSHSGSASHGSHSGSASHGSHSGMPAMALTRAVPAMALTRAVPAMALTRAVPAMALTRAVPAMALTRAVPAMALTREVPAMALTRAVPAMALTRAVPAMALTRAVPAMALTRAVPAMALTRAVPAMALTRAVPAMALTRAVPAMALTRAVPAMALTRAVPAMALTQAVPAMALRQCQPRLSLGQCQPWLSLGQCQPWLSGSASHGSLSLSGSASNGSHSGSASHGSHSGSASHGSHSGSASHGSHSGSASHGSHSGSASHGSHSGSASHGSHSGSASHGSHSGSASHGSHSGSASHGSHSGSASHGSHSGSASHGSHSGSASHGSHSGSASHGSHSGSASHGSHSGSASHGSHSGSASHGSHAVPTMVNTTQCQPWSTQHSASHGQHNTVLAMVNTTQCQPSWSRLGGGVYLVRVEGSRSVGVRVEGSGSVGVRVEGSGSVGVRVEGSGSVGVLG